From a region of the Stenotrophomonas sp. BIO128-Bstrain genome:
- a CDS encoding AraC family transcriptional regulator: MDEPMAPYTRFVVDGFDADALLGVVRDTRFEQRLLAAGHFRACLQRLVFPEFSLDSGAYTLPIFASGSFAQGMIALALAISCERPMWANGRLVEVGQVMVFAEDSELNVRPSPGGWQWAVLLIPREVLQREAVLRVGRELRLPRTGWHTRPAPPPAAEGVRHAVFKALEAAAAWEGVITPAQMAAQASLLLGAFVEAVSAGDAGPARRLDGWGSARHRDALVRRAEDYLKAHLERPFDSRALALALGVGERQIERLFRDAYGHGPCHWHQLARLNRARTALLHADERGTVTDIALRFGFSHLGRFSILYRHVFGECPKDTLRG; this comes from the coding sequence ATGGACGAACCGATGGCCCCTTACACCCGCTTCGTGGTCGACGGCTTCGACGCCGATGCGCTGCTTGGCGTGGTGCGCGATACCCGCTTCGAGCAGCGTCTGCTGGCGGCGGGGCATTTCCGCGCGTGCCTGCAGCGGCTGGTGTTTCCGGAATTCAGCCTGGACAGCGGCGCGTACACGCTGCCGATTTTCGCCAGCGGCAGCTTCGCGCAGGGCATGATCGCGCTGGCCCTGGCGATCTCCTGCGAGCGACCGATGTGGGCCAACGGGCGATTGGTCGAGGTCGGGCAGGTCATGGTGTTTGCCGAAGACAGCGAGCTTAACGTCCGCCCCAGTCCTGGCGGCTGGCAATGGGCAGTGCTGCTGATCCCGCGCGAGGTCCTGCAGCGTGAGGCGGTGCTGCGGGTCGGGCGGGAACTGCGGTTGCCCCGCACGGGCTGGCATACGCGGCCCGCACCGCCGCCAGCGGCTGAGGGAGTGCGCCATGCGGTGTTCAAGGCACTGGAAGCAGCGGCCGCCTGGGAAGGCGTGATCACGCCGGCGCAGATGGCCGCGCAGGCATCGCTGTTGCTGGGGGCGTTCGTGGAGGCGGTCAGTGCCGGCGATGCGGGCCCGGCCCGGCGGCTGGATGGTTGGGGATCGGCCCGCCATCGCGATGCGCTGGTACGGCGCGCGGAGGACTACCTCAAGGCCCACCTGGAGCGCCCCTTCGACAGCCGTGCCCTGGCATTGGCGCTGGGGGTAGGGGAACGCCAGATCGAGCGGTTGTTTCGTGACGCATATGGGCACGGTCCCTGCCACTGGCATCAGCTGGCACGCCTGAATCGCGCGCGGACGGCGCTGCTGCACGCTGACGAGCGCGGCACGGTGACCGACATCGCATTGCGCTTCGGGTTTTCCCACCTCGGCCGGTTCTCGATCCTGTACCGGCATGTCTTCGGGGAATGTCCCAAGGACACGCTGCGCGGCTGA
- a CDS encoding formylglycine-generating enzyme family protein, producing the protein MSVVADTMIDIAGGVFVMGSNDHYPEERPAHKARVAPFRIDRYPVTNREFARFIRETGYVTAAERPADPADYPGADPALLVPSSVVFVQPAHAVDLSNTHNWWHYVAGADWRHPRGPGSSLQGLEDHPVVHVNVADALVYARWADKDLPTEAEWEFAARGGQESGEFAWGDSLVPGGRHQANTWQGEFPWHSLDEDGYRWTSPVGSFPPNGYGLYDMIGNVWEWTGDWYQQHDQLQSRPCCAIDNPRGGAREGSHDPRDRSAIPRRVMKGGSHLCAPNYCRRYRPAARMAQPIDTSTCHLGFRCVERG; encoded by the coding sequence ATGAGCGTCGTCGCCGACACCATGATCGATATCGCCGGCGGCGTCTTCGTGATGGGATCCAACGATCACTATCCCGAGGAACGGCCGGCGCACAAGGCGCGGGTGGCACCGTTCCGGATCGACCGTTACCCGGTGACCAACCGGGAGTTCGCACGGTTCATCCGCGAAACGGGCTACGTGACGGCTGCCGAGCGCCCGGCGGACCCGGCCGATTACCCCGGTGCGGACCCGGCACTGCTGGTGCCGTCTTCGGTGGTGTTCGTGCAGCCCGCGCACGCGGTCGATCTGTCCAATACGCACAACTGGTGGCATTACGTGGCCGGCGCGGACTGGCGGCATCCCCGTGGCCCGGGCTCGTCGCTGCAGGGCCTGGAAGATCACCCGGTGGTGCACGTGAATGTCGCCGATGCACTGGTGTATGCGCGCTGGGCGGACAAGGACCTGCCCACCGAAGCCGAATGGGAGTTCGCCGCGCGCGGCGGGCAGGAGAGCGGCGAGTTCGCCTGGGGCGACAGCCTGGTTCCGGGGGGCCGCCATCAGGCCAATACCTGGCAGGGTGAATTCCCGTGGCACAGCCTGGACGAAGACGGGTACCGCTGGACCTCACCGGTGGGCAGCTTTCCGCCCAACGGCTACGGCCTGTACGACATGATCGGCAATGTCTGGGAATGGACCGGCGACTGGTACCAGCAGCACGACCAGCTGCAGAGCAGGCCGTGCTGCGCGATCGACAACCCCCGTGGCGGCGCGCGCGAAGGCAGCCACGACCCGCGCGACCGCAGTGCGATCCCGCGCCGGGTCATGAAGGGCGGCTCGCACCTGTGTGCGCCCAACTACTGCCGGCGCTACCGGCCGGCGGCCCGGATGGCGCAGCCGATCGACACCTCCACCTGCCACCTTGGCTTCCGTTGCGTGGAGCGCGGATGA
- a CDS encoding DUF1622 domain-containing protein has product MTPLKAWLIAVTEPVVVIIDAMALVLIALATAVVFVQALRLALRGHPTNVERRAVWLAYGRWLVAGLTMQLAADIIESSIYTDWDAIGQLAAIAVIRTFLNYFLERDIEEVRERQHAPRPTPDPS; this is encoded by the coding sequence ATGACGCCTCTGAAGGCATGGCTGATCGCCGTCACCGAGCCGGTCGTGGTCATCATCGATGCGATGGCGCTGGTGCTGATCGCGCTGGCCACGGCGGTGGTGTTCGTGCAGGCGCTGCGGCTGGCACTGCGCGGACACCCGACCAATGTGGAGCGGCGCGCGGTGTGGCTGGCGTATGGCCGCTGGCTGGTGGCCGGGCTGACCATGCAGCTGGCGGCGGACATCATCGAATCCTCGATCTACACCGACTGGGACGCGATCGGTCAACTGGCCGCGATCGCGGTGATACGGACCTTCCTGAACTATTTCCTGGAGCGCGACATCGAGGAGGTGCGCGAGCGGCAGCACGCACCGCGGCCCACGCCGGACCCGTCCTGA
- a CDS encoding OmpA family protein, which translates to MQPTSITQVPLLRSLGLSLAALLLGACASHGGQRATPPDSVADAEATNFPDPRKATLKEGLFVDVDNLRLFARGMSKRQLYALLGTPHFGEGMWGVHEWNYLFNFRSTPGGDYFTCQFKVDFDGKGIAQAAHWKPQACAAVLDPPRPPAPPAPAPAPMPSEPLRLAADAMFAFDSAMLTPEGRRNVDTLLQQVRDASRVQTIQVIGYTDRIGSDRYNLVLSQRRAEAVRDALIAGGVPAGAIIAEGRGKADPLVQCAQAQRKALIVCLAPNRRVELSGKALPR; encoded by the coding sequence ATGCAGCCCACATCCATTACCCAGGTGCCGCTGCTGCGCTCGCTGGGCCTGAGCCTGGCAGCGCTGCTGTTGGGTGCCTGCGCCAGCCACGGCGGGCAACGCGCCACGCCACCGGACAGCGTCGCCGACGCCGAGGCGACGAACTTTCCCGATCCCCGCAAAGCCACGCTGAAGGAGGGTCTGTTCGTGGACGTCGACAACCTGCGCCTGTTCGCCCGTGGCATGAGCAAACGTCAGCTCTACGCACTGCTCGGCACCCCGCACTTCGGCGAAGGCATGTGGGGCGTGCACGAATGGAACTACCTGTTCAACTTCCGCAGTACACCGGGGGGCGACTACTTCACCTGCCAGTTCAAGGTCGACTTCGACGGCAAGGGCATCGCCCAGGCGGCGCACTGGAAGCCCCAAGCCTGTGCGGCCGTGCTTGATCCGCCGCGTCCGCCGGCACCGCCGGCACCTGCGCCTGCGCCGATGCCGAGCGAACCGCTGCGGCTGGCCGCCGATGCGATGTTCGCCTTCGACAGCGCCATGCTCACACCCGAAGGGCGCCGCAACGTCGATACCCTCCTGCAGCAGGTCCGCGATGCCAGCCGGGTGCAGACCATCCAGGTGATCGGCTACACGGACCGGATCGGCAGTGATCGCTACAACCTGGTGTTGTCCCAGCGGCGCGCCGAGGCGGTGCGCGATGCCCTGATTGCCGGCGGGGTGCCGGCGGGCGCGATCATCGCCGAAGGGCGGGGCAAGGCCGATCCACTCGTTCAGTGCGCGCAGGCGCAGCGCAAGGCGCTGATCGTGTGCCTGGCGCCCAACCGGCGCGTCGAGCTGTCCGGCAAAGCGTTACCACGCTGA
- a CDS encoding DUF202 domain-containing protein — MNDTDPTKRLSDRALSIARAKELLGGSDEASIELSSRRTGMSFQRTRMSADRTLMSIIRTALSLIGFGFTIYQFFGHMLETGTALRPHAPRNFGIALVGLGLVLLTLGIVYHVRYMQGLRAERRIMIGEGLVHGESHYPVSLTLITAGLLWLLGLLAIVSMTFNVSPFA, encoded by the coding sequence ATGAACGACACCGACCCGACCAAACGACTCAGCGACCGTGCCCTGAGCATCGCGCGCGCCAAGGAACTGCTGGGCGGCAGCGACGAGGCGTCCATCGAGCTGTCTTCGCGGCGGACCGGGATGTCGTTCCAGCGGACCCGCATGAGCGCGGACCGTACGCTGATGTCGATCATCCGCACGGCGCTGTCGTTGATCGGCTTCGGCTTCACCATCTATCAGTTCTTCGGGCACATGCTCGAGACCGGCACCGCGCTGCGTCCGCATGCGCCGCGCAACTTCGGCATCGCCCTGGTGGGGCTCGGGCTGGTGCTGCTGACCCTGGGCATCGTCTATCACGTGCGTTACATGCAGGGCCTGCGCGCAGAACGCCGGATCATGATCGGCGAAGGCCTGGTCCATGGCGAAAGCCACTATCCCGTCTCCCTCACCCTGATCACCGCCGGGCTGCTGTGGCTGCTCGGCCTGCTGGCGATCGTCAGCATGACCTTCAACGTCTCGCCATTCGCCTGA
- a CDS encoding transporter: MNTPAPTTPRRRPRGPLALCLGGLLALGSAPVAATEGALGRSITGMQITSYAGVIPPEPGMQWSLSYIQYNGKISGNRPAPIAGQISLGLEADVSLTAATGVYVWPTKAGRWNFASMLTVPYIDADVTANLAGPLGNRFQAKDHASNLFDVYFAPVIAGYHISEVEHLSFGVYVYAPTAKYDPNRLANPGMNIWTFSPSVGYTHLFQKGTLEFSVLGATDWYTRNDDTDYKNGVVARADLLLVKRTASGWGFGAAGGWIQQLQDDKGDTADRLDGFKGRSFGLGPVLTYGRKWSGGEHLDVSFRYVGEFSVKNRFEGDPWSLSISGGF; encoded by the coding sequence ATGAACACCCCTGCACCCACCACGCCCCGGCGCCGGCCGCGCGGCCCGCTGGCCCTGTGCCTGGGCGGACTGCTGGCGCTGGGCAGCGCTCCCGTCGCAGCCACTGAAGGCGCGCTGGGTCGCTCGATCACCGGCATGCAGATCACCTCCTACGCCGGCGTCATCCCGCCCGAGCCGGGCATGCAGTGGTCGCTGAGCTACATCCAGTACAACGGCAAGATCAGCGGCAACCGCCCGGCACCGATCGCCGGCCAGATCTCCTTGGGCCTGGAAGCCGACGTCAGCCTGACTGCCGCCACCGGCGTGTATGTCTGGCCGACCAAGGCCGGGCGCTGGAACTTCGCCTCGATGCTGACCGTGCCCTACATCGACGCCGACGTCACCGCCAACCTCGCGGGGCCGCTGGGCAACCGCTTCCAGGCCAAGGATCACGCGTCCAACCTGTTCGATGTGTACTTCGCCCCGGTGATCGCCGGGTACCACATCAGTGAGGTGGAGCATCTGTCCTTCGGCGTGTATGTGTATGCACCCACCGCCAAGTACGATCCCAACCGGTTGGCCAACCCGGGCATGAACATCTGGACGTTCTCGCCCAGCGTGGGCTACACGCATCTGTTCCAGAAGGGCACGCTGGAATTCAGCGTGCTCGGCGCCACCGACTGGTACACCCGCAACGACGACACCGACTACAAGAACGGCGTGGTCGCCCGTGCGGACCTGCTGCTGGTCAAGCGCACCGCCAGCGGCTGGGGCTTCGGCGCGGCCGGCGGCTGGATCCAGCAGCTGCAGGATGACAAGGGCGACACCGCAGACCGCCTGGATGGATTCAAGGGGCGCTCGTTCGGCCTCGGCCCGGTGCTGACCTACGGCAGGAAGTGGTCCGGCGGCGAGCATCTGGATGTTTCGTTCCGCTATGTCGGCGAATTCAGCGTCAAGAACCGGTTCGAGGGCGATCCCTGGAGCCTCTCGATCAGCGGTGGCTTCTGA
- a CDS encoding fasciclin domain-containing protein translates to MKIQFAGLVLIGCLAATSPLVFAQAPAAPMAAHSNPMVGGAAMYANKDIIDNAVNSKDHTTLVAAVKAAGLVDTLKGAGPFTVFAPTNAAFSALPKGTVEGLLKPEKKADLTRILTYHVVPGAVTSTDLMARIKQGGGKASLTTVEGEALTARVVGKGITVTDSKGQVAHVTIADVKQSNGVIHVIDKVLMP, encoded by the coding sequence ATGAAGATCCAGTTCGCAGGCCTCGTACTGATCGGTTGTCTCGCTGCCACGTCTCCGCTCGTCTTCGCGCAGGCACCGGCCGCGCCCATGGCGGCACACAGCAATCCGATGGTGGGCGGCGCGGCGATGTATGCCAACAAGGACATCATCGACAACGCCGTCAATTCCAAGGACCACACCACCCTGGTGGCAGCGGTCAAAGCGGCAGGCCTGGTGGATACGCTGAAAGGCGCTGGCCCGTTCACCGTGTTCGCCCCGACCAACGCGGCATTCTCGGCGCTGCCCAAGGGCACCGTGGAGGGGCTGCTCAAGCCCGAGAAGAAGGCAGACCTGACCCGGATCCTGACGTACCACGTGGTCCCGGGCGCGGTCACCAGCACCGACCTGATGGCCAGGATCAAACAGGGCGGCGGCAAGGCCAGCCTGACCACGGTTGAAGGCGAGGCACTGACGGCCCGCGTGGTCGGCAAGGGCATCACCGTGACCGACAGCAAGGGCCAGGTGGCCCATGTCACCATTGCTGACGTCAAGCAGAGCAATGGCGTGATCCACGTGATCGACAAGGTGCTGATGCCGTAA
- a CDS encoding response regulator transcription factor produces MNPVRVLLAEDGCAMGRQLRGLLSQQYQVIGLVQDGASLVQAAQSMLPDVVVTDIAMPEMDGLEAVRRLRLQRPVLGVVFITVHADPQMVTRAMALGPCSYVLKSDAGDDLLSAVGAALKGDRFVSRSLRGLRRDGR; encoded by the coding sequence ATGAATCCGGTTCGTGTGTTGCTGGCCGAAGACGGGTGTGCCATGGGGCGCCAGCTTCGTGGGCTGCTGTCCCAGCAATACCAGGTGATCGGCCTGGTGCAGGACGGGGCTTCGCTGGTCCAGGCCGCGCAGAGCATGCTGCCTGATGTCGTGGTGACCGATATCGCCATGCCCGAGATGGATGGGCTGGAGGCGGTCCGTCGTCTGCGCCTGCAGCGCCCGGTACTGGGCGTGGTCTTCATTACCGTGCATGCCGATCCGCAGATGGTGACCCGCGCGATGGCGCTGGGACCCTGCAGCTATGTGCTCAAATCCGACGCAGGTGACGACCTGCTGTCGGCGGTGGGCGCTGCGCTGAAGGGCGATCGGTTCGTCTCGCGCTCCCTGCGCGGCCTGCGCAGGGACGGCCGCTGA
- a CDS encoding phosphatase PAP2 family protein translates to MSLLVLASLLTACSSAPPLSTAPSPPPAPASVVAPAPAPVPELRPGVPAGYLGRSLPDSLALLPPPPAKGSAAFAQDQAIHRAAQQLRSSPRYALATTDSDLRFPQVANTFSCALGVPVSQRATPTLYLLLQRTLVDAGLATYAAKDHYKRVRPFVFHKEGTCAPADEAALRGDGSYPSGHTAISWTWALLLTELSPDQADALLARGRAFGENRLICNAHWQSDVLEGRAIAAGALAKLHANADFSRDMALARTEIQSLRGHGVQPTGCEAEKAALAIRIPGVL, encoded by the coding sequence GTGTCCTTGTTGGTCCTGGCGTCGCTGCTGACCGCCTGCAGCTCGGCGCCGCCGCTGTCCACTGCGCCTTCACCGCCCCCTGCACCCGCCAGCGTCGTCGCGCCCGCGCCCGCGCCGGTGCCGGAACTGCGCCCCGGCGTGCCAGCGGGCTATCTGGGCCGGTCGCTGCCCGACAGCCTTGCCCTGCTGCCACCGCCCCCGGCCAAGGGCTCGGCCGCCTTCGCGCAGGACCAGGCGATCCACCGCGCCGCGCAACAACTGCGTTCGAGCCCGCGCTATGCCTTGGCAACCACCGATTCGGACCTGCGCTTTCCGCAGGTCGCCAATACCTTCTCCTGCGCACTCGGGGTACCGGTCAGCCAGCGGGCGACGCCGACGCTGTACCTGCTGCTGCAGCGGACCCTGGTGGACGCCGGGCTGGCGACCTATGCGGCCAAGGATCACTACAAGCGGGTGCGGCCGTTCGTCTTCCACAAGGAAGGCACCTGCGCACCGGCCGACGAGGCTGCGCTGCGCGGCGACGGCTCCTACCCGTCCGGACATACCGCGATCAGCTGGACCTGGGCACTGCTGCTGACCGAGCTCAGCCCGGACCAGGCCGATGCGCTGCTCGCGCGCGGCCGTGCCTTTGGCGAGAACCGGCTGATCTGCAATGCGCACTGGCAGAGCGACGTGCTGGAAGGCCGTGCCATCGCCGCCGGTGCACTGGCCAAGCTGCACGCCAACGCCGACTTCAGCCGCGACATGGCACTGGCCCGCACGGAGATCCAGTCGCTTCGTGGCCACGGTGTGCAGCCCACGGGCTGTGAGGCCGAGAAGGCCGCGCTGGCCATCCGGATACCCGGGGTGCTGTAG
- a CDS encoding MASE1 domain-containing protein yields MKQPVYVYHDSGIPPDDPTRTSPSTPPSRDLRASLTQVLPLALGCLLGQLLPTLAQMPGFRLHVLWIPCPLLLGWLLFTPRAAWRTCVLSAFAGTVLAFVLVPFVVLPRLLASAAEFASVVAVAWLLLRWRGARAPLEGYREIGLFVLLGCVLLPIACAWWQALLFAGGPQGMAPGALLTLVLCSSVSYLLIVPPIVNLARIVQRPERRHGWQWQPVIIAITLLGGLGIVWGVNWSDGVITPLLVLAPIPLLVWALIVFGVAGASIGMLIVALLGMQLSMEGVGPFAYWTPDRDLITAQVWTLCTGCALLFLGALSEQKLSNHLNLQQAYRRLGELTGRMLVVQEEERTRIARDLHDDVNQSLAAISICLSALRNQIPEAERHAVVELQEQLLIVSNDIRSISHELHPSILRFTGLASALDAFCIKRNARGALRVRCRIENPPRLSDDHELSLFRIVQEAVNNVDKHAHAANAHVLVGIRGGQMVLQVDDDGVGMAGQTVPSPSPGLGMISMEERARLLGGSLKVGPSPLGGTRIEVRFPMGDAAQDIAAAHAGRP; encoded by the coding sequence GTGAAACAACCCGTGTACGTGTACCACGACTCCGGCATCCCACCGGACGATCCTACCCGCACCTCGCCCTCCACGCCCCCGTCACGCGATCTTCGCGCATCGCTCACCCAGGTGCTGCCGCTGGCACTGGGTTGCCTGCTGGGGCAGCTGTTGCCGACGCTGGCTCAGATGCCGGGTTTCCGGTTGCATGTCCTCTGGATTCCCTGCCCGCTGCTGCTGGGCTGGTTGCTGTTCACCCCTCGCGCGGCGTGGCGGACCTGTGTGTTGTCGGCCTTCGCCGGTACCGTGCTGGCGTTTGTTCTGGTGCCGTTCGTGGTCTTGCCACGGCTGCTTGCCAGCGCGGCCGAATTCGCCTCGGTGGTTGCCGTGGCGTGGCTGCTGCTGCGCTGGCGGGGCGCGCGGGCACCGCTGGAAGGCTATCGGGAGATCGGCCTGTTCGTGTTGCTGGGCTGTGTGCTGCTGCCGATCGCCTGTGCATGGTGGCAGGCGCTGCTGTTCGCCGGCGGGCCGCAGGGCATGGCGCCGGGTGCGCTGCTCACCCTGGTGTTGTGCAGCAGTGTCAGCTATCTGTTGATCGTGCCCCCCATCGTCAATCTGGCGCGCATCGTGCAGCGCCCGGAGCGCCGGCATGGGTGGCAGTGGCAGCCGGTGATCATCGCCATCACCCTGCTCGGCGGGCTCGGCATTGTCTGGGGCGTGAACTGGTCCGATGGCGTGATCACGCCGCTGCTGGTACTGGCACCCATCCCGCTGCTGGTCTGGGCGTTGATCGTGTTTGGCGTTGCCGGTGCCAGCATCGGCATGCTGATCGTGGCGCTGCTCGGCATGCAGCTGAGCATGGAAGGCGTGGGTCCGTTCGCGTACTGGACACCGGACCGCGACCTCATCACCGCACAGGTGTGGACGCTGTGCACCGGGTGCGCACTGTTGTTCCTGGGCGCGTTGTCCGAACAGAAGCTCTCCAACCACCTCAACCTGCAGCAGGCCTATCGACGCCTGGGCGAGCTGACCGGACGGATGCTGGTGGTGCAGGAGGAAGAGCGCACCCGCATCGCGCGCGACCTGCACGACGACGTCAACCAGTCGCTGGCCGCGATTTCGATCTGCCTGAGCGCGCTGCGCAATCAGATTCCAGAGGCAGAACGCCACGCCGTGGTCGAACTGCAGGAGCAGCTGCTGATCGTCTCCAACGACATCCGATCGATCTCCCATGAGCTGCACCCGAGCATCCTGCGTTTCACCGGCCTGGCCAGCGCACTGGATGCGTTCTGCATCAAGCGCAACGCGCGCGGCGCCCTGCGGGTGCGATGCCGCATCGAGAATCCTCCGCGTCTCAGCGATGACCACGAACTGAGCCTGTTCCGGATCGTGCAGGAGGCGGTCAACAACGTGGACAAGCATGCGCACGCGGCCAACGCGCATGTACTTGTCGGCATCCGCGGCGGCCAGATGGTGTTGCAGGTGGACGACGATGGCGTCGGCATGGCGGGCCAGACGGTGCCATCCCCCTCCCCCGGCCTGGGCATGATCAGCATGGAAGAGCGGGCGCGCCTGCTGGGTGGCAGCCTGAAGGTCGGCCCGAGCCCACTCGGCGGTACCCGCATCGAGGTCCGCTTCCCGATGGGTGACGCCGCGCAGGACATCGCGGCGGCACACGCCGGGCGCCCGTAG
- a CDS encoding arylsulfatase encodes MATAKAAASPKASATTKAGKNGKRPNILVIWGDDIGISNLSCYSQGLMGYRTPNIDRIANEGTLFTDSYGEQSCTAGRSSFITGQSVYRTGLSKVGIPGAPTGMNEKLVTIAALLKNQGYATGQFGKNHLGDLNHMLPTNHGFDEFYGNLYHLNAEEEPDMYDYFPEEDFPNFRKTMGPRGVIHSWATDKDDATEQERWGRIGKQKIEDTGPLTPERMETCDEDFAATAKDFIKRQHDADTPFFVWVNFTHMHLFTHTKKESLGQAGRWQSPYHDTMIDHDRNVGELLDYLDELGIAEDTFVMYSTDNGPHRNSWPDGGTTPFRSEKDTNWEGAFRIPMVVRWPGHIPAGTIANGIVQHHDWLPTFLAMAGDPDVSEKLKKGYKAIGRTYKNHIDGVNLTGYLTGKEKESPRKLFVYFSDDGDVMAIRYDNWKVSFMEQRCKGTLQVWSEPLIRLRLPKVYNLRTDPYEFADITSNTYYDWFLHHDYILFGAYAIADRFAATFKHFPRVQKPNTFTIDDALAKLSEACAGNQ; translated from the coding sequence ATGGCAACAGCAAAAGCGGCAGCATCCCCCAAAGCGTCCGCAACCACGAAGGCCGGCAAGAACGGCAAGCGGCCGAACATCCTGGTGATCTGGGGCGACGACATCGGCATCAGCAACCTGAGCTGCTACAGCCAGGGCCTGATGGGCTACCGGACGCCCAATATCGACCGCATCGCCAACGAAGGCACGCTGTTCACCGATTCCTACGGCGAGCAGTCCTGCACTGCCGGCCGCTCGTCGTTCATCACCGGCCAGAGCGTGTACCGCACCGGTCTGTCCAAGGTCGGCATTCCCGGCGCACCGACCGGCATGAACGAGAAGCTGGTGACCATTGCCGCGCTGCTCAAGAACCAGGGCTATGCCACCGGGCAGTTCGGCAAGAACCACCTCGGCGATCTGAACCACATGCTGCCGACCAACCACGGCTTCGATGAGTTCTACGGCAACCTGTACCACCTCAATGCCGAGGAAGAGCCGGACATGTACGACTACTTCCCGGAGGAGGACTTCCCGAACTTCCGGAAAACCATGGGCCCGCGCGGGGTCATCCACAGCTGGGCGACAGACAAGGACGATGCCACCGAACAGGAACGCTGGGGCAGGATCGGCAAGCAGAAGATCGAAGACACCGGGCCGCTGACGCCGGAGCGGATGGAAACCTGCGACGAGGATTTCGCGGCCACCGCCAAGGACTTCATCAAGCGCCAGCATGACGCCGACACGCCGTTCTTCGTCTGGGTGAACTTCACCCACATGCACCTGTTCACCCACACCAAGAAGGAAAGCCTCGGCCAGGCCGGGCGCTGGCAGTCGCCGTACCACGACACCATGATCGACCACGACAGGAACGTCGGTGAACTGCTGGACTATCTCGACGAGCTGGGCATCGCCGAGGACACCTTCGTGATGTACTCCACCGACAACGGCCCGCACCGCAACTCCTGGCCGGACGGTGGCACCACGCCGTTCCGCAGCGAGAAGGACACCAACTGGGAAGGCGCGTTCCGCATTCCGATGGTGGTGCGCTGGCCTGGCCACATTCCCGCGGGCACCATTGCCAACGGGATCGTGCAGCATCACGACTGGCTGCCGACCTTCCTGGCGATGGCCGGCGACCCGGATGTCAGCGAGAAACTCAAGAAGGGCTACAAGGCGATCGGGCGGACCTACAAGAACCACATCGACGGGGTCAACCTGACCGGCTACCTGACCGGGAAGGAGAAGGAGAGCCCGCGCAAGCTGTTCGTCTATTTCAGCGACGACGGTGATGTGATGGCGATCCGCTACGACAACTGGAAAGTCTCGTTCATGGAGCAGCGCTGCAAGGGCACGCTGCAGGTCTGGTCCGAGCCGCTGATCCGGTTGCGCCTGCCCAAGGTCTACAACCTCAGGACCGACCCGTACGAGTTCGCTGACATCACCTCGAATACGTACTACGACTGGTTCCTGCACCACGACTACATCCTGTTCGGGGCCTATGCGATCGCCGACAGGTTCGCGGCCACCTTCAAGCATTTCCCGCGGGTCCAGAAGCCGAACACCTTCACCATCGATGATGCGCTGGCCAAGCTCAGCGAAGCCTGCGCGGGCAATCAATGA
- a CDS encoding response regulator transcription factor, which produces MGISCAQLMEVPFRKVVVADDHMLVAQGIERLLMECFASIELVSSGEELLDSLHREAPDVVVSDISMPGLSGIDVMRQVRSEGCRTPFVFLTMHDESSMAAEAIRAGAQGYILKSSAGDELVRAINGVMDGQTYVTPTLAASAVLCAGRCQYVLTEKQLRILEYVARGLRSKQIAYELGVSVRTIESHKYAIMQELGVHGTLELVRKAEQEGLIRH; this is translated from the coding sequence ATGGGCATTTCGTGTGCGCAGTTGATGGAGGTTCCGTTCCGGAAGGTCGTGGTTGCCGACGACCACATGCTGGTCGCGCAGGGCATAGAACGCCTGCTCATGGAGTGCTTCGCGTCGATCGAACTGGTGTCCTCCGGCGAAGAGCTGCTGGACTCGCTGCACCGCGAAGCACCCGATGTCGTTGTGTCGGACATCAGCATGCCCGGGCTCAGTGGCATCGACGTAATGCGCCAGGTGCGAAGCGAGGGCTGCAGGACGCCGTTCGTGTTCCTGACCATGCACGATGAATCGAGCATGGCGGCCGAGGCGATTCGTGCCGGCGCACAGGGGTACATCCTGAAAAGCTCGGCCGGCGATGAGCTGGTGCGGGCCATCAATGGGGTCATGGACGGGCAGACCTACGTGACCCCCACGCTGGCGGCCAGCGCGGTCCTGTGCGCCGGGCGGTGCCAGTATGTGCTGACCGAAAAACAGCTGCGGATCCTGGAGTACGTCGCGCGGGGCCTGCGTTCCAAGCAGATCGCCTATGAGCTGGGCGTCTCGGTGCGCACGATCGAGTCGCACAAGTACGCGATCATGCAGGAGCTGGGCGTCCATGGCACGCTCGAGCTGGTGCGCAAGGCCGAGCAGGAAGGCCTCATCCGTCACTAG